The segment CGCGAGTTCCGCCGTCGTGTTGCGCTCGGGGTCAGGCGTCCAGTCCATCGACAGGACGTAGCGGAGGGTGAACGGGCCGCCGGTTCCGAAGTCGTATTCGTTCGTGAGGTCCACCGTGGCCTCGAGGACTTCGCCGGGTTGGATCAGGCGGAACACGGCCATGACGGTGCCGCCCCAGTTCACCCATCGGCCGCGGTACGGCGCCTTGCGGCCGAAGGCATTGGCCGCCTCGAACTGGTCGCGGGCGAGACGGCCGCCCGCCGCGATAAAGGGTGTAGCGGGCCCGAACACGTGCACAGGCTGGTCGCCGTCGTTGGTGAGCACCAGGGTGACGAGCACCCGGTCGTGTGTTCCCGGCGGGGTGCTGTCACGCAGCGTGGCGACCAGATGGGATCCGGCCTGGGCGCTCGCAGCGCAAAGGAACAGCGCGGCCGACGCCATGAGTCGGCCGAGGAATGAGGCAGTCATTCAAGTCTCCTGGCCGGTCAGCGCGGACGCGCGTGCGGATCGCGGCGGCCATCCAGCAGCGCGTCGATGGACTCGCCCAGGCGGACCAGCGTGTCGACAGGCGCCGAGGCTGGGCCGGTCGGAAGACGATGCCTGGCATCGCGGAGGGCAGCGACAAGCCGGCCCTCGGGATCGTTGACCCAGGCCCGCGAGAACACCGTGCCCCCGTTACCCCGCACGGTGTCCAGCGCACCCTCGGCGTCGTAGTCGAGCCGTAGCCCCTTCCCCAACGACACCGCCCTCCCCTGCTCGATGCGTGCCTGGATGCCCTCGCGCTCCCCACGCCCGGACACGTCGGCGCCGGTGGCGTCCCATGCCACCGACCACGTCGCGGGGTCCCCACCCCCGACATGCCGCTCGACCAGCCTCCCCTGTTCAAAGTCCTCGCTTACCTCGGGCGCGCTGCCCGCCTCGGCAGCCACCGCGTCGGCAGCCTTCGCCCCGATGGGTTTGCACTTGGTCGGGAAGCCCGTGCCCAGGTCCATCATCCGGTTGGGGTACGGGCCCACGTCCACGCCCATGAACTCGCTATAGACGGCGAACCCGGCCGGGCAGGACCACGCCCCGTTGCCGTGGCCATCGAGTTCTTCCAGCACCACACCACCGCCGGGCCGCGACACGGCGTGGACGAAGCGGTAGGCATAGCCCGTCGTGGTGGTCTGCACGCTGCCCAGCTCGCAGCCGACATAGCGCTCCCAGGCGCAGTGGGCCGCCATCTGCCATTGCGCGGCCTGGGCCGGAATGGTCGACCAGCGGTCATCGCCGTCGTACTCGGCAAAGGGCGCGGCCGTTTCGGCGGCGAACGAGAGCAGCGGGAAAACGAGGCAAAAAGCAGCCGCGAGCCGCGCAGGAATGCGCGCCCCGGCCTTCCGGAGACTGGCCATGATTCATCCTTTGGGTTGTGGTTCCGAGCGGAACGGCGGCAAGTCTAGGTAGGCATTTGCGGGTGGGTCAACGCGCCGAATGGGACCTGCATCACACTCCGTCCGTTTTCGGATTTTTCTCATACAAAAGCGTGCATACCACTTGATCTGAAGCGGGATTCTTATGCGGTGTCCGGTGCCGAACCACTACTCGGACGTCTGGCCGTCTAAACGGTCCTAGGAAAATTCTTACACCTGAAACTGTTGACACGCGTCAAACGGGTGACGTACGTTCGATCACATGACGCAGCGCAACACCCATGGCCGCTTTGCCCTGAATCGACTTACCAAGGTCGACGGCACGCTGCGTCTCGGCGGCGGCCTCCTTCTTATTAACCTTGTACTTATTACCTGCGGAGGTGCGGGCTAAGGGCAAGTGTCCAGGTGAAGCAAAAATAACCTGAAGACTCCTGAAGAACCCCGCACCCGGAAACGGATGCGGGGTTTTTTATTGCCCGGCCCGCCTCGACAACGAGCGGAGCCAGACATGAATCCAGCACACCAGGGCAGTACACACGGCGACGTCGAAAGCGACGTAGGCCGCGTGCGTATCTTCGACACCACCTTGCGCGACGGCGAGCAGGCCCCTGGGTTTTCCATGGACCGGCGCGCCAAGATGCGCATGGCGCACGCCCTGGAAGACCTGGGTGTCGACATTATCGAAGCCGGCTTCCCACAGGCTTCACCCGACGATTTCGCCGCCGTGGCCGAGATCGCGCGAACACTGAAAGCGCCCACGGTGGCTGCCCTGGCACGATGTCAGGCAGGTGATATCGATGCCGCGGGCAAGGCACTGGAAGGCGCGCGACACTCACGGATCCACCTGTTCCTGTCCACCTCGCCGCTGCATCGCGAGCACAAGCTGGGCAAGAGCAAGCAGCAAGTGATCGACATCGCCGCCGAGGCGATCTACCGGGCAAAGGCCCTGGCCCACGAAGTTGAATTCTCCGCCGAAGATGCCCTGCGCACCGAGCCGGACTACCTCGCCGAGATCTTCTCGGTCGCCGTTGAAGCCGGCGCCACGGTGCTCAACGCCCCCGACACCGTCGGTTACACCACTCCCGCCGAAATCATCGAGATGTTCCGCTACCTGCGCGCCAACGTGCGCGGCGTGGACAAGGCCATCTTCTCCGCGCATTGCCACGACGACCTGGGCATGGCGGTGGCCAACAGCCTGGCCGCGATCAGCGCAGGCGCACGCCAGGTGGAATGCACCATCAATGGTATCGGCGAGCGCGCCGGCAACGCGGCACTGGAAGAAATCGTCATGGCGCTGCACACGCGCCGCCCGCTGTTCAAGCTGGACACCGGCATCGTCACCCAGCACCTGTATCCGACCTCGCGCCTGCTGGCCGAAGTCACCGGCCAGGCCGTGCCGCGCAACAAGGCCATCGTCGGCGACAACGCCTTCGCGCATGAATCGGGCATCCACCAGCACGGCATGCTCAAGCACCGCGGCACCTACGAAATCATGAGCCCGCAGGATGTTGGCGCGAAGACCTCGCTGGTCCTCGGCAAGCATTCGGGCCGCCATGCCTTGCGCCAGCGCCTCGTCGAACTGGATTACGACATCGACGAGACCACGCTGGACACCGTCTTCGAGCGCTTCAAGGCCGTCGCCGACCGCCAGCGCTCCGTCACCAACGATGACCTCGTGGCCCTGATGGGCGCCTACGAGGCTGACAACGAGACCGCCGCTGTCGCGGTCCAGTCCTGAGGAGGAACCATGGAAGCCCCGACCCATCTCTGGCACAACGGCCGCATCAAGGCCTGGGCCGACGCCACCTGCCATGTCGGCGCGCATGCGCTGCACTACGGTTCCTCGGTATTTGAAGGCATCCGCGTGTACAGCACGCCGGATGGCCCGCGTTACTTCCGCCTGGAAGAGCACACCGAGCGGCTGTTCCACTCCGCGCGCGTGTACGACCTGGTGATGCCGTACGACGCCGCGACGCTGAATCGCGCCTGCCGCGAAGTCATCGTCGCCAATGGCCTGAAGTCGGCCTACGTGCGCCCCATCGTCTTCCGCAGTGGCTTCACCTTCAGCCTGGCGCCGTCGCTGGATACCGCCATCGACGTGGCGATCATCGCCCTGCCCTGGGGTGCCTACCATGGCGCCGATGCCATCGAGAAAGGCGTCGATGTCTGCGTTTCCTCGTGGAACCGCGCGGCACCGAATACGTTCCCCTCGGGCGCGAAGGCCGGCGGCAATTACCTCAACAGCCAGCTGATCGCGCGCGAAGCCATCAATGGCGGCTATGCCGAAGGCATCGCGCTGGGCACCGACGGCCTGCTGAGCGAAGGCGCGGGCGAGAACCTGTTCGTGGTGCGCAAGGGCGTGATCTACACGCCGCCCGCCGCCGCTTCCATCCTGTGCGGTATCACCCGCGATTCCGTTCTCACGCTGGCGAAGGACCTGGGCTACGAAGTGGTCGAGCAGCCGTTGCCGCGCGAGATGCTGTATTTCGCCGACGAGGTGTTCATGACCGGCACCGCCGCCGAAGTCACCGCCGTGCGCTCCGTCGACCGCAAGCCGGTCGGCAGCGGTCGCCCGGGCCCGATCACGCGTGCGCTGCAGGATGCCTTCTTTGGCCTGTTCGACGGCCGCACCGAAGATCGCTGGGGCTGGCTCACGCCGGTGGAAGAAGCCAATGCCGGGAGGGTCGCCGCATGAGCGCGCGCACCCTGTTCGACAAGCTGTGGGATGCCCACCAGGTACAGGCCGAAACCGATAGCACGCCGGGCGTGCTGTACATCGACCTGCATCTCGTCCATGAAGTCACCTCGCCGCAGGCCTTCGATGAACTGCGTTCGCGCGGCCTGAAGGTGCGCCGCCCCGATCGTACGCTGGCCACGCTGGACCATTCCACGCCTACCCTGCCGGCCGGCGCCGATGGCAAGCGCCCGTACGTGACGAAGGAAGCCGAGGCCCAGGTCGCCGCGCTGGAAAGCAACGTGCGCGAGTTCGGCATCGACCTGATGGGCTGGGACAGCCCGCATCGCGGCGTCGTCCACGTGGCCGGCCCCGAAGTGGGCGCCACGCATCCGGGCATGACCATCGTCTGTGGTGACAGCCACACCGCCACGCACGGCGCGTTCGGTGCGCTGGCCTTCGGCATCGGCACCACCGAGGTCGGCCATGTACTTGCCACGCAGTGCCTGCTCCAGCGCAAGCCGAAGTCGTTTGCCATCCACGTGGATGGCCGGCTGCAGCCGGGCGTCACCGCGAAGGACCTGATCCTGCACATCATCGGGACCATCGGCATCGGCGGCGGTACGGGCCATGTGCTGGAGTACACCGGCGAAGCCATCCGCGCGCTGTCGATGGAAGAGCGCATGACCGTCTGCAACATGTCGATCGAAGCCGGTGCCCGCGCCGGCCTGGTCGCGCCGGACGAGACCACCTTCGACTGGCTCAAGGGCCGCGAGCGTGCACCCCAGGGCGCGGCATGGGATGCGGCTGTCGCTGGCTGGCGCACGCTGACTACCGACGAAGGCGCCACGTACGACCGCGAGGTACGCATCGATGCCTCCACGATCCAGCCCTCGGTCACCTACGGCACGCATCCGGGCATGGTCGTGTCCATCCACGCACCGGTGCCTGCCGCCGCCGACGCGCTGGAACAGCGCGCACTGGATTACATGAAGGTGACCGCCGGCAAGCCGATCGCGGGCGAAGCCGTCGATGTCGTCTTCATCGGCAGCTGCACCAATGGCCGCCTCTCCGACCTGCGCGCCGCCGCGGAGATCCTGCGTGGCCGCCGCGTCGCCGACGGTGTCCGCATGTTGGTGGTGCCGGGCTCGGAGCAGGTCCGCCGTGATGCCGAGCGCGAAGGCCTGGACGAAGTGTTCCGCAACGCCGGTGCCGAGTGGCGCCAGCCGGGCTGCTCCATGTGCATCGCGATGAACGGCGACATGGCCCAGCCAGGCCAGCTCGTCGTCGCCACCAGCAACCGTAACTTCGAGGGCCGCCAGGGCAAGGGTGCCCGCACGGTGCTGGCCAGCCCGCTCGTCGCCGCTGCCTCCGCCGTGGCCGGCCGCGTCGCCGACCCACGCGACTACCTGACCCAGGAGGCCGCCGCATGAGCGCCACCACCCGCCCGCTGACCTACGTGCATTCGCGTACCGCGGTGCTGCGCGATGAAAACATCGATACCGACCGGATCATCCCGGCGCGGTTCCTCACCACCACCGAGCGCACCGGCCTGGGCAAGCACTGCTTCGAAGACTGGCGCTATGCCGCCGATGGCTCGGATAACCCGGCGTTCCCGCTGAACCAGCCGCAGGCGCGTGGCAGCGCCATCCTCGTCGCCGGCCGCAATTTCGGCTGCGGTTCGTCGCGCGAGCACGCGCCGTGGGCCCTGCTGGATTACGGCATCAAGGCGGTGATCTCCAATGAGATTGCCGACATCTTCCGCGGCAACGCGCTGAAGAACGGCCTGCTCGCCATCGTGCTTTCCGATGCCGAGCACCGCTGGCTGCTGGATAACCCGGGCGTGGAGCTGCGCATCGATATCGCCAGCAGCACGATCCGCCTGCCCGACGGCGGCTCCATCCATTTCGACCTCGAACCCTTTGCCCGCCACTGCCTGCTCAACGGCGTGGACCAGATGGGTTTCCTGCTGCAGCAGGAAAACGCCATCGGGGCCTATGAACAGCGTACGGAGAATGCAGCATGAAGAAGGCCCACATCGTCGTCCTGCCTGGTGACGGCATTGGCCCTGAAGTCGCGTCCGCGGGCGTCGCCGTCTTGCGTGCGGTAGCCGAGCGATTCGGTCACGCGTTTACCTTTACCGAGCATGCCATCGGTGGTGACGCGATCGATCGCTTTGGCGATCCCCTGCCGCCGCAGACGCGCGACGCGCTGCTGGCCTGCGACGCCATCCTGCTCGGCGCCGTGGGTGGCCCGAAGTGGTCCGACCCGGCCGCGAAGGTCCGCCCGGAGCAGGGCCTGCTGGCGATGCGCAAGCTGCTCGGCGTGTTCGCCAACGTGCGTCCGCTGAAGCTGCATCCGCGCACCGCGGCCTTGTCGCCGCTGAAGCCGGACCGTACCGCGGGCGTGGACCTGGTGTTCATTCGCGAATTGACCGGCGGGATCTACTTCGGCGCGAAGACCCGCAGCGAGACCGACGCCACCGACGAATGCCGCTACAGCGTCGAGGAAGTCGAGCGCGTCGTCCGCCACGCCTTCGAGCTGGCGCGTACGCGGCGCCGGAAGGTCACCTCGGTGGACAAGGCCAACGTGCTGGAGACCTCGCGCCTGTGGCGTTCGGTGGCCACGCGCGTCGCTGCCGACTACCCGGATGTGGCGCTGGAGCACCAGCTGGTCGATTCGATGGCCATGCACCTGCTCACGCACCCGGCCGACTACGACGTGATCGTGACCGAGAACATGTTCGGCGACATCCTCACCGACGAAGCGTCGGTGCTGGCCGGCTCGCTGGGCCTGTCGCCGTCGGCCTCCATCGGCGGCCCCGGCGCCGGTGTGTACGAGCCGATCCACGGCTCCGCCCCCGACATCGCCGGCCAGTCCATCGCCAACCCACTGGGCACGATCCTGTCCGCGGCGATGCTGCTGCGCCATTCGCTGGGCCTGGCCGACGAAGCCGCGACTGTGGAAGCCGCGGTCGACCACGTGCTGGAGCACGCCACCCTCACCCGCGATCTCGGCGGCACCGCGACGACGCATGCCGTCACCCGCGCTGTCCTGGACGCTATCCAAAGCAAGGCGGAGGCCGCATGAACGATCGCAAGATTCCCATCCGTACGCTGCGCAGCGACGCGATCAAGACCGGACCGGACCGTGCGCCTGCACGGGCCATGCTCCGCGCCACGGGGCTGGACGACGACGCCATTGCGCGGCCGATGGTCGCCATCGTGCACAGCTGGTCCAACGTCTCGCCCTGCAACCTCAACCTGCGTGACCTGGCCGAAGCAGCCGCCGACGGCGTGCGTGCCGCGGGCGGTACGCCGGTGGAGTTCAACACCATCGCCGTCACCGACGGCATCGCGATGGGCACCACCGGCATGCGCTCGTCGCTGGTCAGCCGCGAAGTCATCACCGACTCGATCGAGCTGGCCGTCGATGGCCATTGCCTCGACGCGATGGTGGTGCTGTGCGGCTGCGACAAGACCATCCCCGCCGCCGCGATGGCGCTGGCCCGCCTGAACATCCCGGGCGTGGCGCTGTATGGCGGCAGCATCGACCACGGCAGCCGCAACGGCTGCGCCATCACCGTGCAGAACGTGTTCGAGGCCGTCGGCGCGCATGGCGCCGGCAAGATCAACGATGCCGAGCTGGACGACGTCGAACGGCATGCCTGCCCCGGTGCCGGTGCCTGTGGTGGCCAGTACACCGCCAATACCATGGCGATGGTGCTGACCATGCTCGGCCTCACCCCGATGGGCCTGAACGACATCCCGGCCACGCATCCCGACAAGCGCGACGCGGCGTTCCGCTGCGGCGAGCTGGCGATGGCCAACCTGGTGGCCAACCGCAAGCCGCGCGACGTGATGACCCGCGATGCCTTCGACAACGCCACCCGCGTCGTCGCGGCCACCGCCGGTTCGACCAACGCCGTGCTGCACCTGCTGGCCATCGCCAACGAAGCACGCGTGCCCCTGTCCATCGAAGACTTCGAGCCTGCCTCGAAAAACACCCCGGTGATCGCCGACCTGATGCCCGGCGGCCGTTTCAGCGCCGTGGAAATGTCCGCCGCCGGCGGCGTCGCCGTCGTGGCCCGCGAACTGCGCACGGCCGGGATGCTGAAGAACACGGATACCGTCACCGGCCGCACGATGTTCGACGAACTCGATGCCGCGCCCGCGGCGACGGACGGCCAGGTGGTCGTTCGCCCGGTGTCGAATGCGTTCAAGCCACGCGGTGGCTACAGCATCCTCTACGGCAACCTCTCGCCGGAAGGCTGCATCCTGAAACTGGCCGGCCACGGCCGTACCAGCCACGCCGGCCCCGCGCGCGTGTTCGAAAGCGAGGAAGACGCGTTCGCCGCCGTGCAGGCCGGGCGCATCCGGGCCGGCGACGTGATGGTCATCCGCAACGAAGGCCCCGCAGGCGGTCCCGGCATGCGCGAGATGCTGGCCGTCACCGCCGCCCTGGTCGGCCGCGGCCTCGGCAATGACGTGGCCCTGATCACCGATGGCCGTTTCAGCGGCGCGACGCACGGCTTCATGGTCGGCCACATCGCACCGGAAGCCGCGCGCGGCGGCCCCATCGGCCTGCTCCGCGAAGGCGATGCCATCTTCATCGATGCGAGCACGCGTGAGCTGCGCACCGACGCCGACCTCGCCTCGCGTCGCGGCACGTGGCAGCCCTCCCCGCCCAAGGTCACCCGCGGCGTACTGGCGAAGTACGCGCGCCTGGTCGGCTCCGCCGCAGAAGGCGCCGTCACCCAGGCCTTCGACGACGCACCCGCCACCGACCATCGCGTACGCCGCGAAATAGAAGACGAGACCTACACCCAGGAACTGATCGGCAACTAACCCCTATCGCTTTCGCGTACCTATTGATCCCAAGGAACTGACATGACCGAGAAGCAAGCCACCACTGCCCCACTGCAGAACGCCCGTATCGCCGTGCTCGGCTACGGCAGCCAGGGCCGCGCGCACGCCCTGAACCTGAAGGATTCCGGCCTCGACGTGGTCGTCGGCCTGCGTCCGGGCGGCCCGTCCTGGAGCCGCGCGTATGTCGATGGCTTCGCCGTGGCCGAACCGGCGGATGCCGTACGCGGCGCCGACCTGGTCGCCGTGCTCACCCCGGACATGACCCAGCCGGGCATCTACAAGGACGCCATCGAAGCCAACATCAAGCCGGGCGCGACGCTGCTGTTCGCGCACGGCTTCAACGTGCACTTCGGCCAGATCACCCCGCGCGCCGACATCGACGTCGTGCTGGTGGCACCGAAGGGCCCGGGCGCGCTGGTCCGTCGCGAGTATGAAATCGGCCGCGGCGTGCCCTGTCTGTTCGCGGTGCACCAGGACGCCACCGGCCACGCGGCCGAACGTGCCAGGGCCTATGCGGCAGGCATCGGCGGCGCCCGCGCCATGCTGATCGAAACCGACTTCAAGGAAGAGACCGAGACCGATCTGTTCGGTGAGCAGGCCGTGCTCTGCGGCGGTGCCTCGGAGCTGGTGATCAAGAGCTTTGAAACGCTGGTGGAAGCGGGCTACCGCCCCGAGATCGCCTACTACGAGGTGATGCACGAGCTGAAGCTGATCGTCGACCTGTTCTACGAAGGTGGCATCGCACGCATGCTGGAGTTCATCTCCGAGACCGCGCAGTACGGCGACTACACCCGCGGCCCGCGCATCGTCGATGCCGGCACCAAGGAGCGCATGAAGGCCGTGCTCACCGAGATCCAGGACGGCACGTTCGCGCGCGAGTGGACCGCCGAGTACAAGGCTGGCCTGCCGAACTACAAGGCGTTCAAGCAGCGCGATCTCGAGCATCCGATCGAGAAGGTGGGTGCGCAGCTGCGTGCGCGCATGCCGTGGCTGGCGACCAACCAGCCGAAGCCTGCGGCGGAAGAAGCTACCAAGACCTCGTAAGCCTCTCCTCTCCTTGTAGGAGCGCACCCCGTGCGCTTCTACAACGTCCCGGATTTAAGGAATCTCTACGTGAACGCGCAACTGGATACCGTCGGCGACATTAGCCGCCCTACTGCGAAGCATCCCCTCGCCGGCCATGCCATGACCGGTGCCGACATCGTCGTGCAGATCCTCGCGGACGAAGGCCTTGATGTGCTTTTCGGTTACTCCGGTGGCGCGATCCTCCCCGTCTACGACGCCGTATTCCGTTTCAACGCCGAGCACCCGCGCGATGACGGCAACGAACCGTTGCCGCTTATCGTCCCGGCCAATGAGCAGGGCGCATGTTTCATGGCCGCGGGCTACGCGCGGGCTTCTGGCCGCGTCGGCGTCGCGCTGGTCACCTCGGGCCCCGGTGCCACCAACGCGGTGACGCCGGTGCGCGATTCCATGGCCGATTCCATTCCGCTGGTGGTCGTCTGCGGCCAGGTGCCCACCGGCGCCATCGGCACCGACGCCTTCCAGGAGGCGCCGGTCAGCCAGATCATGGGCGCCTGCGCCAAGCACGTGTTCCTCGTCACCGACGCCTCGACGCTGGAGGCCACGCTGCGCACGGCGTTCCATATCGCCCGCAGTGGCCGGCCCGGCCCCGTCGTCA is part of the Luteibacter pinisoli genome and harbors:
- the leuC gene encoding 3-isopropylmalate dehydratase large subunit, coding for MSARTLFDKLWDAHQVQAETDSTPGVLYIDLHLVHEVTSPQAFDELRSRGLKVRRPDRTLATLDHSTPTLPAGADGKRPYVTKEAEAQVAALESNVREFGIDLMGWDSPHRGVVHVAGPEVGATHPGMTIVCGDSHTATHGAFGALAFGIGTTEVGHVLATQCLLQRKPKSFAIHVDGRLQPGVTAKDLILHIIGTIGIGGGTGHVLEYTGEAIRALSMEERMTVCNMSIEAGARAGLVAPDETTFDWLKGRERAPQGAAWDAAVAGWRTLTTDEGATYDREVRIDASTIQPSVTYGTHPGMVVSIHAPVPAAADALEQRALDYMKVTAGKPIAGEAVDVVFIGSCTNGRLSDLRAAAEILRGRRVADGVRMLVVPGSEQVRRDAEREGLDEVFRNAGAEWRQPGCSMCIAMNGDMAQPGQLVVATSNRNFEGRQGKGARTVLASPLVAAASAVAGRVADPRDYLTQEAAA
- the ilvC gene encoding ketol-acid reductoisomerase produces the protein MTEKQATTAPLQNARIAVLGYGSQGRAHALNLKDSGLDVVVGLRPGGPSWSRAYVDGFAVAEPADAVRGADLVAVLTPDMTQPGIYKDAIEANIKPGATLLFAHGFNVHFGQITPRADIDVVLVAPKGPGALVRREYEIGRGVPCLFAVHQDATGHAAERARAYAAGIGGARAMLIETDFKEETETDLFGEQAVLCGGASELVIKSFETLVEAGYRPEIAYYEVMHELKLIVDLFYEGGIARMLEFISETAQYGDYTRGPRIVDAGTKERMKAVLTEIQDGTFAREWTAEYKAGLPNYKAFKQRDLEHPIEKVGAQLRARMPWLATNQPKPAAEEATKTS
- the ilvD gene encoding dihydroxy-acid dehydratase — encoded protein: MNDRKIPIRTLRSDAIKTGPDRAPARAMLRATGLDDDAIARPMVAIVHSWSNVSPCNLNLRDLAEAAADGVRAAGGTPVEFNTIAVTDGIAMGTTGMRSSLVSREVITDSIELAVDGHCLDAMVVLCGCDKTIPAAAMALARLNIPGVALYGGSIDHGSRNGCAITVQNVFEAVGAHGAGKINDAELDDVERHACPGAGACGGQYTANTMAMVLTMLGLTPMGLNDIPATHPDKRDAAFRCGELAMANLVANRKPRDVMTRDAFDNATRVVAATAGSTNAVLHLLAIANEARVPLSIEDFEPASKNTPVIADLMPGGRFSAVEMSAAGGVAVVARELRTAGMLKNTDTVTGRTMFDELDAAPAATDGQVVVRPVSNAFKPRGGYSILYGNLSPEGCILKLAGHGRTSHAGPARVFESEEDAFAAVQAGRIRAGDVMVIRNEGPAGGPGMREMLAVTAALVGRGLGNDVALITDGRFSGATHGFMVGHIAPEAARGGPIGLLREGDAIFIDASTRELRTDADLASRRGTWQPSPPKVTRGVLAKYARLVGSAAEGAVTQAFDDAPATDHRVRREIEDETYTQELIGN
- a CDS encoding branched-chain amino acid transaminase → MEAPTHLWHNGRIKAWADATCHVGAHALHYGSSVFEGIRVYSTPDGPRYFRLEEHTERLFHSARVYDLVMPYDAATLNRACREVIVANGLKSAYVRPIVFRSGFTFSLAPSLDTAIDVAIIALPWGAYHGADAIEKGVDVCVSSWNRAAPNTFPSGAKAGGNYLNSQLIAREAINGGYAEGIALGTDGLLSEGAGENLFVVRKGVIYTPPAAASILCGITRDSVLTLAKDLGYEVVEQPLPREMLYFADEVFMTGTAAEVTAVRSVDRKPVGSGRPGPITRALQDAFFGLFDGRTEDRWGWLTPVEEANAGRVAA
- the leuB gene encoding 3-isopropylmalate dehydrogenase, producing MKKAHIVVLPGDGIGPEVASAGVAVLRAVAERFGHAFTFTEHAIGGDAIDRFGDPLPPQTRDALLACDAILLGAVGGPKWSDPAAKVRPEQGLLAMRKLLGVFANVRPLKLHPRTAALSPLKPDRTAGVDLVFIRELTGGIYFGAKTRSETDATDECRYSVEEVERVVRHAFELARTRRRKVTSVDKANVLETSRLWRSVATRVAADYPDVALEHQLVDSMAMHLLTHPADYDVIVTENMFGDILTDEASVLAGSLGLSPSASIGGPGAGVYEPIHGSAPDIAGQSIANPLGTILSAAMLLRHSLGLADEAATVEAAVDHVLEHATLTRDLGGTATTHAVTRAVLDAIQSKAEAA
- the leuD gene encoding 3-isopropylmalate dehydratase small subunit, with the translated sequence MSATTRPLTYVHSRTAVLRDENIDTDRIIPARFLTTTERTGLGKHCFEDWRYAADGSDNPAFPLNQPQARGSAILVAGRNFGCGSSREHAPWALLDYGIKAVISNEIADIFRGNALKNGLLAIVLSDAEHRWLLDNPGVELRIDIASSTIRLPDGGSIHFDLEPFARHCLLNGVDQMGFLLQQENAIGAYEQRTENAA